In the genome of Sander vitreus isolate 19-12246 chromosome 13, sanVit1, whole genome shotgun sequence, one region contains:
- the rcc1l gene encoding RCC1-like G exchanging factor-like protein isoform X1: MRKSVENTRMAFPRVRLCTRHMSTGLQACGYATLSKASRPQDKSSSGPVFQYVGQHKKPNHKVFVWGFSFTGALGIPSFVVPDSGRKKPRKYQLTPYRLETAEQISSAACGYGFTLIASPTKDVIKLWGMGLNKDSQLGFQRTQHSRHQSYDYVLEPSPVALPLVEPLQTKVVQVACGRAHSLILTDQEGVFSMGNNAYGQCGRRIVEDEVYSGSHIIQKMEGFSSRVTQVACGQDHSLFLTETGKVFACGWGADGQTGLGHHRVSSSPVEVGGDLAGVEVQQISTYGDCSLAVSTDGQLYGWGNSEYLQLASVTEATQINSPRHLPLKGCGKVVQAACGGTQVATLNEKGEVFVWGYGILGKGPKLSESSTPEIIPSTLFGRSEFNPSVAVTKIRCGLNHFAAVTDRGELFVWGKNVRGCLGIGKRDDQYFPWRVTVPGQVVDVACGVDHMVALVKSLL, encoded by the exons ATGAGGAAAAGCGTAGAGAACACGAG GATGGCTTTTCCACGTGTGCGACTATGCACTCGACACATGAGCACAGGCCTTCAAGCCTGTGGTTATGCAACACTCAGTAAAGCATCCAGACCCCAGGACAAAAGCAGCAGTGGTCCAGTTTTTCAGTATGTCGGCCAGCACAAAAAGCCCAACCACAAAGTGTTTGTTTGGGGCTTCAGCTTCACCGGTGCTCTGGGTATCCCCAGCTTTGTGGTGCCGGACAGCGGCAGGAAGAAGCCCCGCAAATATCAGCTCACTCCTTACCGACTGGAGACTGCAGAGCAG ATCTCTTCTGCTGCTTGTGGCTACGGCTTCACTCTCATCGCCTCACCGACCAAAGATGTGATCAAGCTGTGGGGCATGGGCCTGAACAAGGACTCTCAGCTGGGCTTCCAACGCACGCAACACAGCCGCC ATCAGAGCTATGACTATGTGTTGGAGCCCTCCCCAGTGGCTCTGCCTCTCGTCGAGCCTCTGCAGACCAAAGTGGTTCAGGTTGCATGTGGCCGCGCTCACTCTCTGATCCTCACAGACCAGGAGGGAG tttTCAGTATGGGAAACAATGCATATGGCCAGTGTGGAAGACGGATAGTTGAAGATGAAGTTTACAG TGGCAGTCACATCATTCAAAAGATGGAAGGCTTCAGCAGCAGGGTCACCCAG gttgCATGTGGACAGGATCACAGCCTTTTCCTCACTGAGACAGGAAAGGTGTTTGCATGTGGATGGGGTGCAGATGGACAGACGG GTCTGGGACACCACAGAGTCAGCTCCAGTCCAGTGGAGGTGGGAGGAGATCTGGCCGGGGTGGAGGTGCAGCAGATCAGCACGTACGGAGACTGCAGCCTGGCTGTGTCCACAGATGGACAGCTGTACGGATGGGGCAACTCTGAATACCTGCAGCTGGCCTCAGTCACTGAGGCCACACAG ATCAACTCTCCTCGACATCTTCCTCTGAAAGGCTGTGGAAAGGTGGTTCAGGCAGCATGTGGAGGCACGCAGGTGGCCACTCTTAATG AAAAAGGAGAGGTGTTTGTGTGGGGTTATGGCATTCTTGGAAAGGGCCCAAAACTATCTGAATCCTCGACCCCGGAGATAATTCCCTCCACGCTGTTTGGACGCTCAGAGTTCAACCCCTCAGTAGCTGTCACCAAGATCAGGTGTGGCCTCAACCATTTTGCTGCTGTGACAG ATCGAGGCGAGCTCTTCGTTTGGGGGAAGAATGTGAGAGGTTGTTTGGGCATCGGGAAGAGAGACGACCAGTACTTCCCGTGGAGG GTGACTGTGCCCGGTCAAGTTGTGGACGTAGCGTGTGGTGTTGACCACATGGTGGCGCTGGTGAAGTCCCTGCTGTGA
- the rcc1l gene encoding RCC1-like G exchanging factor-like protein isoform X2 has protein sequence MAFPRVRLCTRHMSTGLQACGYATLSKASRPQDKSSSGPVFQYVGQHKKPNHKVFVWGFSFTGALGIPSFVVPDSGRKKPRKYQLTPYRLETAEQISSAACGYGFTLIASPTKDVIKLWGMGLNKDSQLGFQRTQHSRHQSYDYVLEPSPVALPLVEPLQTKVVQVACGRAHSLILTDQEGVFSMGNNAYGQCGRRIVEDEVYSGSHIIQKMEGFSSRVTQVACGQDHSLFLTETGKVFACGWGADGQTGLGHHRVSSSPVEVGGDLAGVEVQQISTYGDCSLAVSTDGQLYGWGNSEYLQLASVTEATQINSPRHLPLKGCGKVVQAACGGTQVATLNEKGEVFVWGYGILGKGPKLSESSTPEIIPSTLFGRSEFNPSVAVTKIRCGLNHFAAVTDRGELFVWGKNVRGCLGIGKRDDQYFPWRVTVPGQVVDVACGVDHMVALVKSLL, from the exons ATGGCTTTTCCACGTGTGCGACTATGCACTCGACACATGAGCACAGGCCTTCAAGCCTGTGGTTATGCAACACTCAGTAAAGCATCCAGACCCCAGGACAAAAGCAGCAGTGGTCCAGTTTTTCAGTATGTCGGCCAGCACAAAAAGCCCAACCACAAAGTGTTTGTTTGGGGCTTCAGCTTCACCGGTGCTCTGGGTATCCCCAGCTTTGTGGTGCCGGACAGCGGCAGGAAGAAGCCCCGCAAATATCAGCTCACTCCTTACCGACTGGAGACTGCAGAGCAG ATCTCTTCTGCTGCTTGTGGCTACGGCTTCACTCTCATCGCCTCACCGACCAAAGATGTGATCAAGCTGTGGGGCATGGGCCTGAACAAGGACTCTCAGCTGGGCTTCCAACGCACGCAACACAGCCGCC ATCAGAGCTATGACTATGTGTTGGAGCCCTCCCCAGTGGCTCTGCCTCTCGTCGAGCCTCTGCAGACCAAAGTGGTTCAGGTTGCATGTGGCCGCGCTCACTCTCTGATCCTCACAGACCAGGAGGGAG tttTCAGTATGGGAAACAATGCATATGGCCAGTGTGGAAGACGGATAGTTGAAGATGAAGTTTACAG TGGCAGTCACATCATTCAAAAGATGGAAGGCTTCAGCAGCAGGGTCACCCAG gttgCATGTGGACAGGATCACAGCCTTTTCCTCACTGAGACAGGAAAGGTGTTTGCATGTGGATGGGGTGCAGATGGACAGACGG GTCTGGGACACCACAGAGTCAGCTCCAGTCCAGTGGAGGTGGGAGGAGATCTGGCCGGGGTGGAGGTGCAGCAGATCAGCACGTACGGAGACTGCAGCCTGGCTGTGTCCACAGATGGACAGCTGTACGGATGGGGCAACTCTGAATACCTGCAGCTGGCCTCAGTCACTGAGGCCACACAG ATCAACTCTCCTCGACATCTTCCTCTGAAAGGCTGTGGAAAGGTGGTTCAGGCAGCATGTGGAGGCACGCAGGTGGCCACTCTTAATG AAAAAGGAGAGGTGTTTGTGTGGGGTTATGGCATTCTTGGAAAGGGCCCAAAACTATCTGAATCCTCGACCCCGGAGATAATTCCCTCCACGCTGTTTGGACGCTCAGAGTTCAACCCCTCAGTAGCTGTCACCAAGATCAGGTGTGGCCTCAACCATTTTGCTGCTGTGACAG ATCGAGGCGAGCTCTTCGTTTGGGGGAAGAATGTGAGAGGTTGTTTGGGCATCGGGAAGAGAGACGACCAGTACTTCCCGTGGAGG GTGACTGTGCCCGGTCAAGTTGTGGACGTAGCGTGTGGTGTTGACCACATGGTGGCGCTGGTGAAGTCCCTGCTGTGA